Proteins from one Bacteroidota bacterium genomic window:
- a CDS encoding glycoside hydrolase family 3 N-terminal domain-containing protein → MPRPGAAQADLWPGTGVWAQAVLDTLSLEAKVSQLFVTDARGTAEGTSPQEMERLLDRVGSFGAGGVLFFSGDAERQAALTRTLQDAATLPLLVAQDMENGVGMRVEGTTAFPPMMALGATGDPELAYALGEHIAAEARALGVHVNFAPVADVNNNPLNPIINTRSFGEDPQAVSEFAVAAFRGMQDAGLIATAKHFPGHGDTDTDSHHALPLLDFPRARLDTTELVPFRAAIDAGVRMVMTAHLAIPTLEPDPTLPATLSPRVITDLLRGELGFEGLVVTDGLDMGGITDGFGIGESAVRALEAGVDLLLLTRDEYVARAAVMEALRDGRIPEHRIDASVLRVLRAKEALGLTNSPQTPDTPINVLLEPGDALAKAIARRSVTVLRNDRTLLPFREGTCLLVLSMESWNAPQGQPFVNRLRRLAGAEHVAHRVLRRDAAQAEADRLFGLAERHDVIVVPVYQSVRSWSRRGLPDVQRDLVNRLAAFGKAVVLVAFGNPYLPLDLDRTQAEVVVYDAHERTQRAVADALMGHSRTSGRLPVSVPGVYRRGDGLTQTAAVPSVDSVALRQIDAVVREAIGERVFPGAVVGVGVGDRVVKMQGYGRATYDRDAAPVTPASVFDLASLTKAVGTTLAAMKLYDEGRLDLDAPAARYVPAFGQNGKDGVTVRQLLSHSAGQRVFHPFHTEGFSDREAVLDFVYADTLRYAPGTATRYSDFDMIVLGAVVEAITGQPLDVYLHATFYEPLGMTDTGFRSVGTVDPQALPTEVDRTFRGRALQGEVHDETASLLGGVAGHAGLFSTAPDLARLARLLTNGGEAYGRRFFSAATVGAFTARARPVGEFPAALGWAAWRPLAEGYSSGGTRLGPRAFGHTGFTGTSLWIDPDTGLWVVLLTNRTWPERSASRIGAVRARVADLAVEAVHGEAVNRETVNRNLRPQ, encoded by the coding sequence ATGCCTCGCCCTGGGGCAGCCCAGGCGGACCTCTGGCCTGGCACCGGCGTGTGGGCGCAGGCCGTGCTCGACACCCTTTCGCTCGAAGCCAAAGTCTCGCAGTTGTTCGTCACCGACGCGCGGGGTACGGCCGAGGGCACATCGCCCCAGGAGATGGAGCGGCTGCTCGACCGGGTAGGCTCCTTCGGAGCAGGCGGCGTGCTGTTCTTTTCGGGCGATGCCGAGCGGCAGGCAGCGCTCACAAGGACGCTTCAGGACGCTGCGACGCTCCCACTGCTCGTCGCGCAGGACATGGAGAACGGTGTCGGGATGCGGGTCGAAGGGACGACGGCGTTTCCGCCGATGATGGCGCTCGGCGCGACGGGCGACCCGGAGCTTGCCTACGCGCTCGGGGAGCACATCGCTGCCGAGGCACGAGCGCTCGGCGTCCACGTCAACTTCGCCCCCGTCGCCGACGTCAACAACAACCCGCTCAACCCGATCATCAACACCCGCTCGTTCGGCGAAGACCCGCAGGCTGTGTCTGAGTTCGCCGTAGCTGCCTTCCGAGGGATGCAGGACGCCGGGCTCATCGCCACCGCCAAGCACTTCCCCGGCCACGGCGACACCGACACCGACTCGCACCACGCCCTCCCGCTCCTCGACTTCCCCCGCGCCCGGCTCGACACGACCGAGCTCGTCCCCTTCCGCGCCGCTATCGATGCCGGCGTGCGGATGGTCATGACGGCCCACCTCGCCATCCCGACGCTCGAGCCGGACCCGACGCTCCCCGCCACCCTCTCGCCGCGCGTCATCACGGACCTCCTGCGCGGCGAGCTTGGCTTCGAGGGCCTCGTCGTCACCGACGGTCTCGACATGGGCGGGATCACCGACGGATTCGGCATCGGCGAGTCGGCCGTACGCGCCCTCGAAGCAGGCGTGGACCTGCTGCTGCTGACGCGGGATGAGTACGTGGCACGGGCGGCCGTGATGGAAGCGCTCCGCGACGGTCGCATTCCGGAGCACCGAATCGACGCGTCCGTGCTCCGCGTGCTCCGAGCCAAAGAGGCGCTAGGATTGACCAATAGTCCGCAAACTCCTGATACGCCGATAAATGTCCTTTTAGAGCCGGGAGATGCACTTGCAAAGGCTATTGCACGTCGTTCTGTCACCGTGCTCCGCAATGATCGCACCCTGCTCCCGTTCCGCGAGGGGACGTGCCTACTGGTCCTTTCGATGGAAAGCTGGAACGCACCTCAGGGCCAGCCCTTCGTGAATCGCCTGCGGAGGCTTGCTGGAGCGGAGCACGTTGCACACCGCGTGCTCCGGCGTGATGCGGCTCAGGCCGAAGCCGATCGTCTCTTCGGACTCGCTGAGCGTCACGACGTGATCGTGGTTCCCGTCTATCAGAGCGTGCGAAGCTGGAGCCGGCGTGGGTTGCCCGACGTGCAGCGCGACCTCGTGAACCGGCTCGCCGCCTTCGGCAAGGCCGTCGTGCTCGTCGCGTTCGGGAACCCCTACCTCCCGCTCGATCTCGACCGGACCCAGGCCGAGGTCGTGGTCTACGATGCCCACGAGCGCACGCAGCGCGCCGTGGCCGACGCGCTCATGGGGCACAGCCGGACGAGCGGTCGCCTCCCCGTCTCGGTCCCCGGCGTCTACCGGCGCGGAGACGGGCTCACCCAGACCGCAGCCGTTCCGTCGGTTGACTCCGTCGCGCTCCGGCAGATCGACGCCGTGGTCCGGGAGGCCATCGGCGAGCGGGTGTTTCCGGGTGCCGTCGTCGGGGTCGGGGTCGGGGACCGGGTGGTGAAGATGCAGGGCTACGGGCGAGCGACGTACGACCGCGACGCAGCGCCGGTCACGCCCGCGTCGGTCTTCGACCTCGCCTCGCTGACGAAGGCCGTCGGGACGACACTCGCGGCGATGAAGCTCTACGACGAAGGGCGGCTCGACCTTGACGCGCCTGCCGCGCGCTACGTCCCGGCGTTCGGGCAGAATGGAAAAGACGGCGTGACGGTGCGCCAGCTCCTCTCGCATTCGGCCGGTCAGCGCGTCTTCCACCCGTTCCACACCGAGGGTTTTAGCGACCGAGAGGCTGTACTCGATTTCGTCTACGCCGACACGCTCCGCTACGCGCCGGGCACCGCTACGCGCTACAGCGACTTCGACATGATCGTCCTCGGCGCCGTCGTCGAGGCCATCACCGGGCAGCCGCTCGACGTCTACCTGCACGCGACGTTCTACGAACCGCTCGGCATGACCGACACCGGCTTCCGGTCCGTCGGCACCGTAGACCCTCAGGCGCTCCCGACGGAAGTTGACCGGACGTTCCGGGGGCGGGCGCTCCAGGGCGAGGTCCACGACGAGACCGCGTCGCTTCTTGGTGGCGTCGCGGGTCATGCCGGGCTGTTCTCGACGGCCCCCGACCTCGCCCGCCTCGCGCGCCTTCTCACGAACGGCGGCGAGGCCTATGGCCGGCGGTTCTTCTCCGCCGCGACCGTCGGCGCGTTCACGGCGCGCGCTCGGCCCGTCGGCGAGTTTCCGGCGGCGCTTGGGTGGGCTGCATGGCGGCCCCTGGCGGAGGGCTACTCGTCCGGTGGGACGCGCCTCGGCCCCCGCGCCTTCGGGCACACCGGTTTCACCGGCACCTCGCTCTGGATCGATCCTGACACGGGTCTGTGGGTCGTCCTGCTCACGAACCGGACGTGGCCGGAGCGCAGTGCGAGCCGGATCGGTGCCGTCCGCGCCCGCGTTGCGGATTTGGCAGTAGAGGCAGTGCACGGTGAGGCCGTAAACCGTGAGACGGTGAACAGAAATCTGCGGCCTCAGTAA
- a CDS encoding ATP-binding protein, with the protein MDSSSRSDTRRRLGVLTHGSLSAGVEMKHAPGESVEAVRTGRFCVVEGAHYDFFALVTDVKIEAANEGILLHPPGEEDELLRQVMQGSGTYATVSLKPMLMLEQGLSDADPLPVKTVPAHFSVVGEANEDDVARVFGHESRDGGDRFFHVGTPLEMDTPVCLDLARLVERSNAVFGKTGTGKSFLTRLLLCGTVKTGRAVNLVFDMHNEYGFQARKENADGRSTTVPGLRDLFPGKVQVYSLDPASARRRGKSPDVEVHLWADQVEPEDILPLRETLNLNPTAAESTYGLKKVYGDDWLARLLRADGPEVEEMAERTGTHPGSLSALKRKLDRLDGLPFFHLDRTAEHRDVVESLLESIAAGKSVVLEFGQHNSLLVYLLVANVITRRLRRRYEKLYEEHEADPDHVAPPRQLMITIEEAHKFLGPATAKETPFGKIAREMRKFSVSLLIVDQRPSGIDEEVLSQIGTKIVAQLSDEKDIAAALVGTSGASALRQVLASLDSKQQALVLGHAVPMPVVIQSRLYDDAFFADLKGDAPSGTASEMQEQMSGLF; encoded by the coding sequence GTGGACTCTTCCTCTCGCTCCGACACCCGCCGCCGTCTCGGCGTCCTCACGCACGGCTCGCTGAGTGCGGGCGTCGAGATGAAGCACGCCCCCGGCGAGTCCGTCGAAGCCGTCCGCACGGGGCGCTTCTGCGTGGTCGAGGGTGCGCACTACGACTTCTTCGCCCTCGTCACGGACGTCAAGATCGAGGCCGCGAACGAGGGCATTCTGCTCCACCCGCCGGGCGAGGAGGACGAGCTGCTCCGCCAGGTGATGCAGGGCTCCGGTACCTACGCCACCGTCAGCCTCAAGCCGATGCTGATGCTGGAGCAGGGCCTCTCGGACGCCGACCCGCTCCCGGTCAAGACCGTGCCGGCGCACTTCTCGGTCGTCGGCGAGGCCAACGAAGACGACGTGGCGCGCGTCTTCGGGCACGAGTCGCGCGACGGTGGTGACCGCTTTTTCCACGTCGGGACCCCGCTCGAAATGGACACGCCGGTCTGCCTCGACCTCGCCCGCCTCGTCGAGCGCTCGAACGCGGTCTTCGGCAAGACCGGCACGGGCAAGAGCTTCCTCACCCGGCTCCTGCTCTGCGGGACCGTCAAGACAGGCCGCGCGGTCAACCTCGTCTTCGACATGCACAACGAGTACGGTTTCCAGGCGCGCAAGGAGAACGCCGACGGGCGCAGCACGACGGTCCCCGGCCTGCGCGACCTCTTCCCCGGCAAAGTCCAGGTCTACTCGCTCGACCCGGCCTCGGCCCGGCGGCGCGGCAAGAGCCCCGACGTGGAGGTCCACCTCTGGGCCGACCAGGTCGAGCCCGAGGACATTCTTCCGCTCCGCGAAACGCTCAACCTCAACCCGACCGCTGCCGAGAGCACCTACGGACTCAAGAAGGTCTACGGCGACGACTGGCTCGCCCGGCTCCTCCGCGCCGACGGCCCCGAGGTCGAGGAGATGGCCGAGCGCACCGGCACGCATCCGGGCTCGCTGAGCGCCCTCAAGCGCAAGCTCGACCGGCTCGACGGCCTTCCGTTCTTTCACCTCGACCGGACCGCCGAGCACCGCGACGTGGTCGAGTCGCTCCTGGAGAGCATCGCGGCGGGCAAGTCAGTCGTTCTCGAGTTCGGGCAGCACAACTCGCTGCTCGTCTACCTCCTCGTCGCCAACGTCATCACGCGGCGGCTGCGGCGGCGCTACGAGAAGCTCTACGAGGAGCACGAGGCCGACCCCGACCACGTCGCCCCCCCGCGCCAGCTCATGATTACGATCGAGGAGGCGCACAAATTCCTCGGCCCGGCCACGGCGAAGGAGACGCCGTTCGGCAAGATCGCCCGCGAGATGCGGAAGTTCTCGGTCAGCCTGCTCATCGTGGACCAGCGCCCGAGCGGGATCGACGAGGAGGTGCTGAGCCAGATCGGGACCAAGATCGTCGCCCAACTTAGCGACGAGAAGGACATCGCCGCTGCGCTCGTCGGGACGAGCGGTGCGTCGGCGCTCCGCCAGGTCCTCGCCTCGCTCGACTCGAAGCAGCAGGCGCTCGTCCTCGGTCACGCTGTCCCGATGCCCGTCGTCATCCAGAGCCGCCTTTACGACGACGCCTTCTTCGCCGATCTCAAAGGGGATGCCCCCTCCGGCACCGCGAGCGAGATGCAGGAGCAGATGAGCGGCCTGTTTTAG
- a CDS encoding GWxTD domain-containing protein has translation MLALAACSGPSPLDAPDAGRTSTYEPGLPSLDLEAIPAVRDGEPGITAYTSIPQATLVFTRTDEGYAARYDVSLRVKDEQGRATESFSTRTDTVAVDAPEATRAPDRIGRQEWVPLAPGVYVIEAALEDLESGERAVRQQRVEVPTPTGAAMLGRPLVRARLRPGGPVEPVVALHLPARRDSLSVEVAAYDAPPGATLSLHILRLRADTSVAVPPFWLSPSRGSLAFRGLDAGDADTVRVAQQRLDEAAEQTVSLDLPDLRPGVYRLDLRLSTGGIPLARQQRILSVKGPGFPQLATLAELVDALAYIGYPRETEFIREGTNARERRRRFDAFWGTLVPDRRVAANLLRTYYERVEEANRLFTSVKPGWKTDRGMVYVVFGAPEYVERTFEGEVWYYAYGAEDPASTFAFERADYYSGSADPFGHHVLVRQAAYERPWVRAVQRWREGTAL, from the coding sequence GTGCTCGCCCTCGCCGCCTGCTCTGGCCCCTCGCCGCTCGACGCGCCCGACGCGGGGCGTACGTCGACCTACGAACCCGGCCTGCCGAGCCTCGACCTGGAGGCGATCCCCGCCGTCCGCGACGGGGAGCCGGGGATCACGGCCTACACCAGCATCCCGCAGGCTACGCTCGTCTTCACCCGAACCGACGAGGGCTACGCGGCGCGGTACGACGTCTCGCTGCGCGTCAAGGACGAGCAGGGCCGGGCGACCGAGTCTTTCTCCACTCGCACCGACACGGTGGCGGTCGACGCGCCCGAGGCGACGCGCGCGCCGGACCGGATCGGGCGGCAGGAGTGGGTGCCGCTCGCGCCGGGCGTCTACGTGATCGAGGCGGCGCTGGAAGACCTGGAGAGCGGCGAACGGGCCGTCCGGCAGCAGCGCGTCGAGGTTCCTACGCCGACCGGCGCGGCGATGCTGGGGCGGCCCCTCGTTCGGGCGCGGCTCAGGCCCGGTGGACCGGTGGAGCCGGTCGTCGCGCTGCACCTGCCGGCGCGGCGGGACTCGCTCTCGGTCGAGGTCGCGGCCTACGATGCACCGCCCGGTGCCACGCTCTCGCTCCACATCCTCCGGCTCCGCGCCGACACGTCGGTGGCCGTCCCGCCGTTCTGGCTCTCGCCCTCGCGCGGGTCCCTCGCCTTCCGCGGCCTCGACGCCGGCGACGCCGACACCGTCCGCGTCGCGCAGCAGCGCCTCGACGAAGCCGCCGAGCAAACCGTCTCGCTCGATCTCCCGGACCTGCGGCCCGGCGTCTACCGCCTCGACCTTCGGCTGAGCACCGGCGGGATCCCGCTCGCCAGGCAGCAGCGGATCCTCTCAGTCAAAGGCCCGGGGTTTCCCCAACTCGCCACGCTCGCCGAACTCGTCGACGCGCTCGCCTACATCGGCTACCCCCGCGAGACCGAGTTCATACGCGAGGGCACGAATGCCCGGGAGCGCCGCCGCCGCTTCGACGCCTTCTGGGGTACCCTCGTCCCGGACCGGCGCGTGGCGGCGAACCTGCTGCGGACCTACTACGAGCGCGTCGAGGAGGCCAACCGGCTGTTCACGTCGGTCAAGCCGGGGTGGAAGACGGACCGGGGGATGGTCTACGTCGTCTTCGGCGCGCCGGAGTACGTAGAGCGGACGTTCGAAGGCGAGGTGTGGTACTACGCCTACGGCGCGGAGGACCCCGCGAGCACCTTCGCCTTCGAGCGCGCCGACTACTACAGCGGGAGCGCCGACCCGTTCGGGCACCACGTCCTCGTGCGGCAGGCGGCCTACGAGCGGCCGTGGGTCCGCGCCGTCCAGCGGTGGCGCGAGGGGACCGCGCTGTGA
- a CDS encoding zinc ribbon domain-containing protein produces MPTYVYRREDGTTFEVFQRITDDALETDPETGQAVERVIGGGAGLIFKGSGFYETDYVRKSGTPESKGEKKSESASESKAEGSSEAKSDTKPASKPASGD; encoded by the coding sequence ATGCCTACCTACGTCTACCGCCGCGAAGACGGCACCACGTTCGAAGTCTTCCAGCGCATCACCGACGACGCGCTCGAAACCGACCCCGAGACGGGGCAGGCCGTCGAGCGCGTGATCGGCGGCGGGGCCGGGCTGATCTTCAAAGGCTCCGGCTTCTACGAGACTGACTACGTCCGCAAGTCCGGCACCCCGGAGTCGAAGGGAGAGAAGAAGTCCGAATCGGCGTCTGAATCGAAGGCGGAGGGGTCGTCGGAGGCGAAGAGCGACACGAAGCCCGCGAGCAAGCCCGCGTCCGGTGACTGA
- the rlmN gene encoding 23S rRNA (adenine(2503)-C(2))-methyltransferase RlmN, with protein MIAAPDIALTDLKALDRAGLEAFAVSLGQPAFRGRQLFGWLYGKGVTDFAAMTNLPKAFRERLAEVATVSALDEVQRQTATDRTVKSLFRLASGRDIESVLIPDFDDAGNAKRLTVCVSSQVGCAMGCHFCATGLMGFSQNLTAGEIYEQVWRMNALAEEHFGRGVTNVVYMGMGEPLQNYAAVLQSAELLTDRDALGLAPKRITVSTVGLARRIRRLADDGAPFNLAISLHAPTDPQRSAIMPVNRSEKTDLGALKDAVQHYHRQTDKRVTYEYCMFAGVNDSAEDACNLATVARWAPSKVNLIMYNPVEGTDFASSSEARLDAFIRTLVEKEVRVTVRRSRGQDIDAACGQLAAK; from the coding sequence ATGATCGCCGCGCCCGATATCGCCCTGACCGACCTCAAAGCCCTCGACCGGGCTGGGCTGGAAGCGTTCGCCGTGTCGCTCGGGCAGCCGGCGTTCCGGGGGCGGCAGCTCTTCGGGTGGCTCTACGGCAAGGGCGTGACCGACTTCGCGGCGATGACGAACCTGCCGAAGGCGTTCCGCGAACGGCTGGCCGAGGTCGCCACGGTCTCGGCGCTCGACGAGGTGCAGCGGCAGACGGCGACGGACCGGACGGTGAAGTCGCTCTTCCGGCTCGCCTCGGGCCGCGACATCGAGAGCGTGCTGATCCCGGACTTCGACGACGCCGGCAACGCGAAGCGCCTGACGGTGTGCGTGTCGAGCCAGGTCGGGTGCGCGATGGGGTGCCACTTCTGCGCGACCGGCCTGATGGGGTTTAGCCAGAACCTGACGGCGGGCGAGATCTACGAGCAGGTCTGGCGCATGAACGCGCTCGCCGAGGAGCACTTCGGGCGCGGCGTGACGAACGTGGTCTACATGGGCATGGGCGAGCCGCTCCAGAACTACGCCGCCGTCCTCCAGAGCGCGGAGCTCCTCACCGACCGCGACGCGCTCGGCCTCGCCCCGAAGCGGATCACCGTCTCGACCGTCGGCCTCGCCCGCCGCATCCGCCGCCTCGCCGACGACGGGGCCCCGTTCAACCTCGCCATCAGCCTCCACGCGCCGACGGACCCGCAGCGCAGCGCCATCATGCCGGTCAACCGCTCGGAGAAGACCGACCTCGGCGCGCTGAAGGACGCCGTGCAGCACTACCACCGGCAGACCGACAAGCGCGTCACCTACGAGTACTGCATGTTCGCCGGGGTCAACGACTCGGCCGAGGACGCGTGCAACCTCGCAACGGTCGCCCGGTGGGCTCCGAGCAAGGTCAACCTCATCATGTACAACCCCGTCGAGGGCACGGACTTCGCCTCCTCCAGCGAAGCGCGCCTCGACGCGTTTATCCGCACGCTCGTCGAGAAGGAGGTGCGCGTCACCGTCCGCCGCAGCCGAGGGCAGGACATCGACGCCGCCTGCGGCCAACTCGCGGCGAAGTAG
- the tpiA gene encoding triose-phosphate isomerase: protein MLVAGNWKMNTTPEGGVDLARDVARRVRSHADRVAVAVCPPPVSLAAVGDVVRGTPVRLGAQTMHEADSGAYTGEVSAPMLNAVGCHYVILGHSERRQLFGETDAGVNRKTKAALAHGVVPIVCVGETLGERKAGDEEAVVGRQVDAALDGVELSDAAQLVVAYEPVWAIGTGETASPEQAQAMHRFIRDRLDGLGAPREVEILYGGSVKPGNAADLFAQPDIDGGLIGGASLDAESFAQIVEAASKV, encoded by the coding sequence ATGCTCGTCGCCGGAAACTGGAAGATGAACACCACGCCCGAGGGCGGCGTCGACCTCGCGCGCGACGTGGCCCGCCGCGTCCGCAGCCATGCCGACCGTGTAGCGGTCGCCGTGTGCCCGCCGCCGGTTTCGCTGGCTGCCGTCGGTGACGTGGTCCGGGGTACGCCCGTTCGGCTCGGGGCGCAGACGATGCACGAGGCCGACAGCGGGGCGTACACCGGCGAGGTCTCAGCCCCGATGCTGAACGCCGTCGGCTGCCACTACGTGATCCTCGGCCACTCTGAGCGGCGGCAGCTCTTCGGCGAGACCGACGCGGGCGTCAACCGCAAGACGAAAGCCGCGCTTGCCCACGGCGTCGTCCCGATTGTGTGCGTCGGCGAGACGCTCGGCGAGCGCAAGGCAGGCGACGAGGAAGCCGTCGTCGGGCGGCAGGTCGATGCGGCGCTGGACGGGGTAGAGCTGAGCGATGCCGCGCAGCTTGTCGTGGCCTACGAGCCGGTCTGGGCGATTGGCACCGGCGAGACGGCCTCGCCCGAGCAGGCGCAGGCGATGCACCGCTTCATCCGCGACCGCCTCGACGGCCTCGGTGCGCCCCGCGAGGTGGAGATCCTCTACGGCGGCAGCGTCAAGCCCGGCAACGCCGCCGACCTCTTCGCGCAGCCCGACATCGACGGCGGCCTCATCGGTGGTGCCAGCCTCGACGCCGAGAGCTTTGCTCAAATCGTTGAAGCAGCGAGTAAGGTCTAG